In the Alligator mississippiensis isolate rAllMis1 chromosome 7, rAllMis1, whole genome shotgun sequence genome, one interval contains:
- the TM4SF1 gene encoding transmembrane 4 L6 family member 1, with amino-acid sequence MCFGKCAKCIGYKLLIFAVFCIVANILLYFPNGETRYASEYRLSKYTRCLHGIVGGGLLIFIPAAVFISLEHENCCGCGGHENCGKSCAMLSSVLAAFIGILGSGYCIIISALGLSHGPYCLSSTENTWVYPFHNSSGEYLLEQNRWSECQEPRNIVGWNVTLFSILLFLGGIEFILCSIQVINGFIGGVYKMCCHHDEKYVC; translated from the exons ATGTGTTTTGGCAAGTGTGCTAAGTGCATTGGATACAAGCTGCTCATTTTTGCCGTGTTTTGCATTGTGGCAAACATTTTGCTTTACTTTCCTAATGGTGAAACAAGGTATGCTTCAGAATATCGTCTTAGCAAGTACACACGGTGCCTCCATGGCATTGTAGGAGGAGGCCTCCTG ATAttcatccctgctgctgtgttCATTAGCCTAGAACATGAGAACTGCTGCGGGTGTGGCGGCCATGAGAACTGTGGGAAAAGCTGCGCC ATGCTGTCCTCTGTTCTGGCGGCCTTCATTGGAATCCTTGGTTCTGGATACTGTATCATCATTTCAGCTCTGGGTTTATCACATGGGCCTTACTGCTTGTCCAGCACAGAAAATACCTGGGTCTATCCTTTCCATAACTCCTCTGGAGA GTACCTCCTGGAGCAGAACAGGTGGTCTGAGTGCCAGGAGCCACGAAACATTGTTGGATGGAATGTGACCCTCTTTTCCATTCTTCTGTTCCTGGGGGGAATTGAGTTCATTCTGTGTTCCATCCAAGTAATCAATGGCTTTATCGGTGGAGTATACAAGATGTGCTGCCATCATGACGAG AAGTATGTTTGCTAG